TGCCAAATTCGTTCGCCACTTGTGAACTCTGCCAAAAAATAGTACGTAGCCATGTGCTGCTACCGCACCACAATATTGAAACGATAAATTGGTAAAAGAAATTTGGTGTTCTTGCCCTGTCCTGAACTTCAATCGTGATTTTACCCCCACTCTCCTTTTCTTAACTCTTTTAACTTTACAATTTTACCCCTCCTTTTTTAAATGAACAACCATTTGCTCCTTATTAACTCAGTTAGTTGGAGCCGCATTAaacatttttttctaaaaaaatatgTTATGAGTAATTGGTAAATATAGAACTAGATAGCCTAACCTTAGGGGTATTCGGTTCCggagggctaaactttagccctatCACGtcaaaaaaaaattattatttagaagtattaaataaagtctccCTACAAAACTAACTGCAGAACCCTAGACTaatttgcgagacgaatctaatgaggtgtATTAATATATAATTAGCGGATAGTTACCGTAACATCACTAAAGcaaatcatagattaattagcttattaaattcgtctcgtgaattatcACTCATCTgtgaaaaagttttataaatagattttatttaacacttttaaatagtaagattctattttattttatagagctaaactttagccctccGAAACTGCAAGCCCTGCTCCTCGCACCGCACCCCCAATGTGAACCCTAGTGGCGGCGCACCAAAGGCTGCAGCAAGCGGCAACGAGGCGGCTGCCGACCGCGCGGGTGTGAGGTGATATGGGGATTCAATTTTTGTATAGCTGGAGCCAAGATCCATTGTTTCCGTACGGTGGATTGAAGTTTTCCTTCTTGGACAGGAGACGAGTGGAGAGACCAAACATGTGGCCTGTGGAAGACAAGACGGGTGCCTCATTTTCTTTTTATGTATTTCTTACACGTGGGTCCTAGCATAGATGCCCCTAGCAGGGCAAAACAGGCTCGATACCAATTTTTCTGATGTAAGGATCCAATTATTTACCGTCTTCACTCCTACAATGTGGAGGGTGCAAGTTTGTTCATATTTTCTCTATGTTTTGTGTCAAAAGAATTTTGATGTGTACCAAATTGCTGCCCAGACATGACATGTCAAAATAAGGGTAAAAACACAGCTTACCTACAAAAGTAGGGGCAGATCTGCAGGAGCAAACTAGTCTTTTTTGCAATAATGGATACCGTTAAGTCCTCTTAATGGAAAAGGGGTGAACCCAATCtttgttttgaaaaaaaaagtaaGTCATAAAGTTGAAAAAATGAGGATAAATTCACTGTTAGCCTTCAAAGACAGGGCAAGAAGGCAAAAGGGCTATATATTGGGGGAAAAAATGCCGTTCTTTGTCCATTAATGTATGATGCTCTAACCGGCCGAACCTTACGAGTCGGACCCATGGAGACGGTAAGCTGCAGCTGCAGGCCGCTCAGATCTTTGCGTCCCCAGTCCAGCTGACGCGCGTTCGAACGGAAGCCAGAGCTCGCGCTCGCGCCATGAGCACCAACGGCGCGGCCCTGCTGTTCCGCGCGGCGCgtccggcgccgccgtcccacCACACATGAGTCTGCTGCGATGCGAGAGCATCGCCCTCGCCATCACCGCTGGTCATCAAGGTCATGCAGCGCACAGCGGCAGGCCGGCAGCGCGTCCTACCGGCACGTGCGTGATGACTGCGTACGATCTGATACCACACGAGAGGACCAAGGGCAGCGCGAGGGACCCCGAGTTAGCGTTCGTCAGGCCTACCCCATTGCCACGACCACGAGAGTCACGCCTTCCAATTATATGCTACATAAAGCTGGCGCAGAGCCTAGATTTTATGCCAGGCACGCTGAGCAGAAGAAAGCAGCAGAAGCATATTGCCCCCCGAGCAATAAGCTTACCTGACGTTCACAAGAGAGCAGTAGCTCCGACGACGTAGAAGAAACCTGTGATCTTTTAGATCCTCCCATGGCAGCGCTCAGTTCTTCTGCTCCTTCTATAACTTTGGCATTTCATGCCTTCGTTTCTCCCCGCCACGGCGGCAACAAACCGGCGATCGCCACCACATCGGCTACTCAACGACGGCGAGGTCGTACCGGCTTAACGATGAACTCTTCAGGCATGAACAACGCCGGCATCCCACCGATCAAAGGATCAGCTACACGGTAACTGTGCATCTTTCTGTCTTCAGGCTTATCGTCTTGATCATTGGAGCAGTTATCTAGCTAGCGTGTTATGGGCCTCGGCACGTGCTGTTTTCATTCAGCTACAATTTCTATTTCTAAAAAGGAAATCCTACAAGGCTGTATATCAATTTCACCTGTTTTTTGTTTCAGAATTTCTGCGGCTGATCCTGGTAGTCCCGGCCCAGCTCCGTCAGGAGGAAACATCCCGATCCCCGGCATTCCTCCATGGTGAGGGAAGATCACTTGCTTGCATCTTTCGCTGCTTGTTCAATGTTCAGGTGCTTCTGCCTTTCTGAATCTGTTTGATCAACTGCCTTCTCGCGTCTCTGCTTCTCAGGACCCAGTGGTTGGTTGGTGCTATCGTGTTCGCGGTGCCCCTTTACAGACAGTTCAGGACAATGGAAGGTAGTATACCCGAGATCATATATATTCAGCGCCTTTTGAAATCATCTCAACAACACGCGTTATTTCTTGTTGCCGCAAACTTTGCCGGTGATAGATGAGATAGAGAAGACGGCGGAGGTGGCGATCGAGGTGATCGACAAGGTGGCAGAGGAGACGGAGAAGATCGCCGACGAGGCTGCCGTCGCGTTCCCCGGCAATGAAACGCTCAGAAAGGCAGCAGCGAAGATTAAGGCGGTCGCGGATGAGATCGAGGAAGATGCCGACAAAGCCGAGGCCCTGATCGAGAAGGTTAGTTTAACTGCGCTATCTATTGCTACGTGATGAGTATATGTTAGGCTTCGATTACGGCCGCTGCTTTTCTTAAGGAACCGGGTAAGGGGTCTGGTGATTATATtcaaaagagagagaaaaatcaATGAAAACAAACTACTAAACTGCTACAATAAGCCAATACTTTAACATCAAACAACAAAAATAACAACACACATCGCACCATGACATCCCGCCACTGCTAAACATGTTTGTCCAATACCATTCCACAGCTCCACACACCACCAACAGCTGGTTGACACACTACTTCACGCTATCACCAAGAGACAAAACCGTCAAGTCCAGATGCCATTGTCATCACGTGTTGTTGTTACCTACGATATCCCACACCGAGACAACCACGATCATGTAAGGCTAGTCGCCAAAGTCTGCTACAAGCCGTGTAGCCGCCGTCACATGATCGAATCTGCCTGTGCTACCTTCAGACGTTGCCCCATACGGGACTAGCCCCTGCATGCACTGACCCGCTAGCCATAGTCTATTGTAAGACGCGATCCGGCTCCATTAAGATCTAACCGTCTCGTCAAATATAGTGATAGTATTGTGCGGGCACGCAAGCGCTGCCGGTGCACCTTGTACATGCCACCACTGGTTCCGTCACCACGGCGCCGCTGACACCAGCGCACCGCTGCCATGCCCCTAGGTGCACTTCCGCTGAGCACTTGTACCTCCACCGTTGGTCCGGATCGCCGTCGAGTACCGGGACTCGCTGCACGCCGGACCCATCTTGAAGAAGGCTATAGATCTCAACTACAAGGCACTGGATTTGACCGCCACGACACTCGATCCTTGTGCTGCCGGTCATGTAGAGTAAGACTCGTGAACATTGAGGAGTGGAATGGTTGCTCTTTCATATGTTCAATTTACTACTAATTCTTTAGCTAATCACATTTTCATAGCCCCCGGTTGTAGCACTAACATTCTACTTATGTTGTGGTGAAGAATTTGCTTGCATAAATTGCGCGGCTTTACCCCACCTTTGCCAATACATACGCACTAGATGTAACCACTTCTCTCACTTACTTTGTTGAGCAGGTTGATGAgataaaggcagagatggatTCCATAGTTGATTCTATAATCGACAAGGGCGCCAAGAAGTAAGGACCATATAGATACGGAGCTCAAGGAGAGAGAAATAAGAGAAAACCAGCGAGCGATTGTCCAACGCCTATTTATCTAAGCTCGTTACGTCGTTTCTTGTCATGTGTTTGTACATGGTCGCGGACTCCTTACGAACCACTCACGGATTTTGTCGATAAAtattactccctccattccaaattgcAAATCGTTTTGGCAAATAGATTTtgctatacatctagatatacattATGTCTACGTACATagtaaaatatatatatcttgatttgccaaaacgatttatttggaacggagggagtactatTCATGTTTGTGTGCTGTCGTTACAGTGAAAACATAAAATAACCGTTTGGAAGAGTTTCTTCCGAAACAGGCTTCATTGGTGAAGTCAGAAAAACCGGATTCTAATATGGTAAAATGCCGTTGTTTGTCCTCTG
The sequence above is drawn from the Panicum hallii strain FIL2 chromosome 7, PHallii_v3.1, whole genome shotgun sequence genome and encodes:
- the LOC112901363 gene encoding uncharacterized protein LOC112901363, which codes for MAALSSSAPSITLAFHAFVSPRHGGNKPAIATTSATQRRRGRTGLTMNSSGMNNAGIPPIKGSATRISAADPGSPGPAPSGGNIPIPGIPPWTQWLVGAIVFAVPLYRQFRTMEDEIEKTAEVAIEVIDKVAEETEKIADEAAVAFPGNETLRKAAAKIKAVADEIEEDADKAEALIEKVDEIKAEMDSIVDSIIDKGAKK